The following are from one region of the Microbaculum marinisediminis genome:
- a CDS encoding cupin domain-containing protein, with translation MMVMPAGITPSTEGFDGVVWSILGQTYTLKQHSDHSMAWHALFPSGTFVPPHVHPTQDEFIYVLSGRYDLWLDGKEFTATAGDLVRMPMGIPHGIFNKSGADATSLFWVAPTRSLKSLFERIHNVPDPAEVVRIAAEHEVDFLPPAD, from the coding sequence ATGATGGTCATGCCTGCCGGCATCACGCCCTCGACGGAGGGGTTCGACGGGGTCGTCTGGTCGATCCTCGGCCAGACCTACACCCTGAAGCAGCACTCTGATCACTCGATGGCGTGGCACGCTCTCTTTCCGTCGGGAACCTTCGTGCCGCCGCACGTGCATCCCACCCAGGACGAGTTCATTTACGTCCTCTCCGGGCGCTACGATCTCTGGCTCGACGGCAAGGAATTCACCGCCACGGCCGGCGATCTGGTGCGCATGCCGATGGGCATTCCCCACGGCATCTTCAACAAGTCCGGCGCGGACGCGACCAGCCTTTTCTGGGTCGCCCCGACCCGCTCGCTGAAATCCCTGTTCGAGCGAATTCACAACGTGCCGGATCCCGCCGAGGTGGTCCGGATCGCCGCCGAGCACGAGGTCGACTTCCTGCCGCCGGCCGACTGA
- a CDS encoding hexameric tyrosine-coordinated heme protein, producing the protein MDNWLPTLVTATPSEGYDLAVKLARIAVKKTQPDADERERMRPDYAGDADALIAVSQVVATNFATIAAANDYWRAGA; encoded by the coding sequence ATGGACAACTGGCTGCCGACCCTCGTCACCGCGACGCCGAGCGAGGGCTACGACCTGGCCGTGAAACTGGCGCGCATCGCCGTCAAGAAGACCCAGCCGGACGCCGACGAGCGCGAGCGGATGCGGCCGGACTATGCCGGCGATGCCGACGCGCTGATCGCGGTCTCGCAGGTCGTCGCCACCAACTTCGCCACGATCGCGGCGGCCAACGACTACTGGCGGGCCGGCGCCTGA
- a CDS encoding DUF2189 domain-containing protein produces MLEPLPALQEPLRPASPFARDLPAGAAFDWLRAGWNDFRHTPGPSLVYGLLIVAISVGVLAGLHATGTIYLALPALAGFLIVGPFFALGLYEKSRRLAAGEPVSLGAMLRARPTSTGQLAFAGLMLGLLVFFWLRAADLLYALFFGLQPFPGAEDALTNVLTTARGWTLIAVGTAVGGLFAAFAFAISLFSIPMLMSERRDALTALGTSFGMTTSNLPSTLTWGAIVVAGVALSVATGLVGLIVIYPALGHGTWHAWRAIARHETGP; encoded by the coding sequence ATGCTCGAGCCGCTTCCCGCCCTTCAGGAACCGCTCCGGCCCGCCTCGCCGTTCGCGCGGGACCTGCCGGCCGGCGCCGCGTTCGACTGGCTGCGGGCCGGATGGAACGATTTCCGGCATACGCCCGGGCCGAGCCTGGTTTACGGACTGCTGATCGTCGCCATCTCCGTCGGCGTTCTGGCGGGGCTCCATGCGACCGGGACGATCTATCTGGCGTTGCCCGCACTCGCCGGGTTCCTGATCGTCGGCCCGTTCTTCGCCCTGGGGCTCTATGAGAAGAGCCGGCGCCTCGCCGCCGGCGAGCCGGTGAGCCTGGGCGCGATGCTGCGCGCCCGGCCGACCTCGACGGGCCAGCTGGCGTTCGCCGGCCTGATGCTGGGCCTGCTCGTCTTCTTCTGGCTGCGGGCCGCCGACCTCCTGTACGCGCTGTTCTTCGGACTGCAGCCGTTTCCCGGCGCCGAGGACGCGCTGACGAACGTGCTGACGACCGCGCGCGGCTGGACGCTGATCGCGGTGGGAACCGCCGTCGGCGGCCTTTTCGCCGCCTTCGCCTTCGCCATCAGCCTATTCTCGATCCCGATGCTGATGAGCGAGCGGCGCGACGCGCTGACGGCGCTCGGCACCAGTTTCGGCATGACCACCAGCAACCTGCCGTCGACGCTCACATGGGGCGCGATTGTCGTCGCCGGGGTCGCCCTGTCGGTGGCCACGGGGCTCGTGGGCCTGATCGTCATCTATCCGGCCCTGGGCCACGGCACGTGGCACGCCTGGCGCGCGATCGCCCGACACGAGACAGGCCCGTGA